The window GACGTCGTTCACGGCGAAGATGCACAGCCGTTCCGGGGACGCCTTGATCCGGTCCGCAAGCGCCAGGCCGGCTTCGTATCCCCCGGCGCGGTTGAATCCGGTGCGGATGATTTCCGCTGCGGGCCTGCCGGCGTCCGCGAGTCCGCGCTGGAATCCGCGGACCCGGTCGTCGGAGGTGTAGAGCCCTTCGGGACCGGCAACGATCAGGAATTCGCCGTCGTGGGTAGCGGCAAGTTCGGCGGCCAGGCCGGCCGCGAGTTCTTCGTTGGGGACCTTCACTACGTGGTAGCCCTCGGTGGTGGACGCGCCAACTACCGGGTGACCCACCACGCCCACATGTCCACCGTTGCGGCAGTAGCGGTCCAGCTCGGCGGCAAGTTCAGTGTTTCCCTGTTTGTCCTCGGCGCGGACGGAGCGCGAGCCTGCGATCACGATGGAGTCGGCACGGCGGGCAGCGAACGCAGCTACTGCTTCTTTTTCGTCGTGCGGGGCGCCGGACGTGCTGGCCAGCAGGACCATGCGGTTCTGCTGGCGGGCTGCTTCCTGGACGCCGCGGGCGATGGCGGAGAAGTAGGGATCGGCAATGTCGTGGACTATCAGGCCGATCAGTCCTGAGCTGGACTTTGCGAGCGCCTGTGCCTGCGCATTGGGAACATAGCCCAGCTTGTCGGCGGCCTCGCGGACCCGCTCGGCGATATCCTCGGCTGGCTTGCGGGTGGAGCCGTTAAGGACCCGGGATGCCGTGGCCAGGGAGACCCCGGCCAATCGGGCTACTTCACTCAGTGTGCTGGCGGCCACGGGGCCCTCCTTTTCTGCAAGCGTCGGGACTGGCGCTAAGGAAATTATGGCAGTTCTCTTGGAATTTCGGGAAAGCGCTTGCCAATACGGCGCGCCATGGTGCATGATCGATTGCAGCGGGAATGCGCTTTCCCACATGACACAAGTAAGCACCGGCAACGTTCTGCGGCCGGCACACAAGGCACTGGAGAAAACATGGGCTTCGAAACAAAGACGATCCGTATCGCCATGAACGGCATCACCGGCCGTATGGGCTACCGCCAGCACTTGCTGCGGTCCATCCTCCCCATCCGCGATGCCGGCGGCTTCACCCTCGAAGACGGCACCAAGGTTCAGGTGGAACCGATCCTGGTTGGCCGCAACGAAGCCAAGATCCGCGAGCTCGCCGAGCTCCACAAGGTCTCAGAATGGTCCACCGACCTGGACGCCGTCATCAACGACCCCACCGTGGACATCGTGTTTGA is drawn from Arthrobacter sp. 31Y and contains these coding sequences:
- a CDS encoding LacI family DNA-binding transcriptional regulator; translation: MAASTLSEVARLAGVSLATASRVLNGSTRKPAEDIAERVREAADKLGYVPNAQAQALAKSSSGLIGLIVHDIADPYFSAIARGVQEAARQQNRMVLLASTSGAPHDEKEAVAAFAARRADSIVIAGSRSVRAEDKQGNTELAAELDRYCRNGGHVGVVGHPVVGASTTEGYHVVKVPNEELAAGLAAELAATHDGEFLIVAGPEGLYTSDDRVRGFQRGLADAGRPAAEIIRTGFNRAGGYEAGLALADRIKASPERLCIFAVNDVMAIGVTAALRPEGVWIPRDATIAGFDDIETLRDFRPALSTVHLPLEDIGRLAAGDPDTPPVSGAVKLRRSTETPVESQV